In Clostridium swellfunianum, a genomic segment contains:
- a CDS encoding alpha/beta-type small acid-soluble spore protein, translating to MASRNNRVLVPQAKAGLDRFKMEAAREVGVNLKEGYNGDLTSREAGSIGGQMVKRMVEAYEKNL from the coding sequence ATGGCAAGCAGAAATAACAGAGTTTTAGTACCACAAGCTAAGGCAGGATTAGATAGATTTAAGATGGAAGCAGCTAGAGAAGTAGGAGTTAACCTTAAGGAAGGCTACAATGGAGACTTAACTTCAAGAGAAGCTGGATCAATAGGCGGACAAATGGTTAAGAGAATGGTTGAAGCTTACGAAAAGAACCTATAA
- the lexA gene encoding transcriptional repressor LexA: MQLDAAQHRIVKSKPVPISLLKGSSSTGKTTTAVYRTLYLKNNYCLYDDDKILIIAKDSTNRDYIRELYNRLEDDTKNDYITLFSNAVDRVEIYTLGDIINRYYFEYTNTNKNWFKIIHEQAERLEIVGECAEELRTKHGKAKIINENYLKFLKEELEWIKACGYNSLEAYQEADRIGRKSKKGEGPARLLKNSKDREIIFELLGMYNSKLQERGILDCEDISHIALMQAKHTFMDKFTHILVDEGQELSKTQIDFIRALSSNKSYSSLMFIIDKIDNNNSKAWISKGRKQAALKFNASIKNYLLKKTYEADLSRGEAAVMEAPKITELEAKVDIEENSMDSFEYFDLRHHRKYDFKRDSSRITDVVLEEESLALDELKQVPVYSDIAAGEPIMMSSELEAEFYLPGYWVKGVKDLFILKVKGDSMIGANIFDGDQVVIRQQHTAQNGDIVAVDLEGSATLKRLSLKKNVPILMPENDKYDPIHLHDREATILGIAMGVIKRVSN; the protein is encoded by the coding sequence ATGCAGCTAGACGCAGCACAACACAGAATAGTTAAAAGCAAGCCAGTACCTATTAGCTTGCTTAAGGGAAGCAGCAGCACAGGTAAGACTACAACTGCAGTATACAGGACTCTTTACCTTAAGAATAATTACTGTCTGTATGATGATGATAAAATACTTATTATTGCTAAGGACAGTACAAATAGAGACTATATAAGAGAACTGTATAACAGGCTGGAGGACGACACAAAGAATGACTACATAACTTTGTTTAGTAATGCAGTTGATAGAGTGGAAATATATACTCTAGGAGATATAATTAACAGATACTATTTTGAATACACAAATACGAATAAGAATTGGTTTAAAATAATTCACGAACAAGCTGAAAGGCTTGAAATAGTAGGAGAATGTGCCGAAGAGCTTAGAACTAAGCATGGAAAAGCTAAAATAATTAATGAAAACTACTTAAAGTTTTTAAAAGAAGAACTAGAGTGGATAAAGGCTTGCGGCTATAACAGCCTGGAGGCTTATCAAGAGGCTGATAGAATTGGTAGAAAGAGCAAAAAAGGTGAGGGACCAGCAAGACTTTTAAAGAATTCAAAGGATAGAGAAATTATATTTGAGCTTTTAGGTATGTATAATTCAAAGCTTCAGGAGAGAGGTATTTTAGATTGTGAGGATATCTCTCACATAGCACTTATGCAGGCTAAACACACTTTTATGGACAAATTCACTCATATATTAGTGGATGAAGGCCAGGAGCTTTCAAAAACACAAATAGATTTTATTAGAGCTTTGTCAAGTAATAAGTCCTATTCCAGCCTTATGTTTATAATAGATAAAATTGATAATAACAATTCCAAGGCATGGATTTCAAAAGGAAGAAAGCAGGCAGCTCTAAAATTTAATGCTTCTATAAAGAATTATTTATTGAAGAAAACGTATGAAGCAGATTTATCAAGAGGAGAAGCGGCAGTGATGGAAGCACCAAAGATAACAGAATTAGAAGCAAAAGTTGATATAGAAGAAAACTCCATGGACAGCTTTGAATATTTTGACTTGAGACACCATAGAAAATATGATTTTAAAAGAGATTCCAGCAGAATAACAGATGTAGTTTTAGAGGAAGAAAGCTTGGCATTAGACGAGCTTAAGCAGGTTCCCGTATACAGCGATATAGCAGCTGGAGAACCAATTATGATGAGCAGCGAACTTGAAGCAGAGTTCTACCTTCCAGGATACTGGGTTAAAGGAGTTAAAGATTTATTTATTCTAAAGGTTAAAGGTGACAGTATGATAGGCGCAAATATTTTTGATGGTGACCAGGTTGTAATAAGACAGCAGCATACAGCACAAAACGGAGATATTGTAGCCGTAGACCTTGAAGGCAGCGCAACTTTAAAAAGGCTGAGCCTTAAGAAAAATGTTCCAATTTTAATGCCTGAAAACGACAAATACGATCCAATTCATCTTCATGACAGAGAAGCAACCATACTTGGTATAGCGATGGGAGTTATAAAAAGAGTTAGCAATTAG
- a CDS encoding exonuclease domain-containing protein translates to MIIDLEFNNMREITESYPSFYEENPEVLEYKCPNEIIEIGAIKLSRTMKELARFKVYVKPSIYKVLNPKICEMTGIKEEDLKEGVSFKEALEGLAGFVEEDSIICSWAKDDIAELIRNADYHNCSSMDWLKEYIDLQEYCTKVLAEKKSISLKNALNRLRVKVFEQELHDALNDAVYTAEVFRRIYNDRAVKSFIIKDIINMPSIMIRDYKDFTLEESKTELKCPKCGYEIDLEYPLKLFKWRFIGLGNCERCNSKILQKVVVKQTLAGDKVYINNNRLLNDKEYIELVDRFNHNKLID, encoded by the coding sequence GTGATAATAGACCTGGAATTCAACAATATGAGAGAGATAACTGAAAGCTACCCTTCATTCTATGAAGAGAATCCTGAAGTTTTAGAGTATAAGTGTCCAAATGAAATTATAGAAATTGGAGCAATAAAGCTTAGCAGAACTATGAAGGAGCTGGCAAGATTTAAAGTCTATGTAAAGCCTTCCATATATAAAGTTTTAAATCCTAAAATATGTGAAATGACAGGTATAAAGGAAGAGGATTTAAAGGAAGGTGTAAGCTTTAAGGAAGCGCTGGAGGGCCTGGCTGGTTTTGTAGAAGAAGATTCTATAATATGCTCCTGGGCTAAGGATGATATTGCAGAACTTATTAGAAATGCAGATTATCATAACTGCAGCTCAATGGATTGGCTTAAAGAGTACATAGATTTACAGGAGTACTGCACTAAGGTTTTAGCCGAGAAAAAGTCTATAAGCCTTAAGAATGCCTTAAACAGGCTCAGGGTTAAGGTTTTTGAACAGGAGCTTCATGATGCTTTAAACGATGCCGTTTATACTGCGGAGGTTTTTAGAAGAATATATAATGACAGAGCAGTAAAAAGCTTTATAATTAAAGATATAATCAATATGCCTTCTATTATGATAAGAGATTATAAGGATTTTACTCTTGAAGAGAGCAAAACTGAGCTTAAATGTCCTAAGTGTGGATACGAGATTGACCTTGAATATCCTCTTAAGCTTTTTAAGTGGAGATTTATAGGACTTGGAAACTGCGAAAGATGCAACAGCAAGATACTTCAAAAGGTAGTAGTAAAGCAAACTTTGGCTGGGGACAAGGTGTATATAAACAACAATAGACTGTTAAATGATAAAGAGTACATTGAGTTGGTGGACAGGTTTAATCACAATAAGCTCATAGATTAG
- a CDS encoding spore coat protein, giving the protein MSWFSNILSDEDNSSSSLGDKEMASDMLMASKADITALAKAVTEAANPQLRQILTNQLNSCINDHFQLSDLAIQKGWYNAFASPGQQIKQDMQEAQNLINQDQQNQQS; this is encoded by the coding sequence ATGTCTTGGTTTAGCAATATTTTAAGTGATGAGGACAACAGCAGCAGCTCCTTAGGGGATAAAGAGATGGCATCGGATATGCTTATGGCATCTAAAGCTGATATTACCGCACTTGCAAAAGCCGTTACTGAAGCGGCTAATCCGCAGCTTAGGCAAATACTTACTAATCAACTTAATTCCTGCATAAACGACCACTTTCAGTTATCGGATTTAGCTATACAAAAGGGCTGGTATAACGCTTTTGCAAGCCCAGGCCAGCAGATAAAACAGGATATGCAGGAAGCGCAAAACCTAATTAATCAAGATCAGCAAAATCAGCAAAGTTAG
- the murA gene encoding UDP-N-acetylglucosamine 1-carboxyvinyltransferase has translation MRYLEVKYSPPLKGTVKIPGSKNSSLALLPACCLADEPIILKNVPFILDIKKVFEISKDIGLSIAKKEDNLILDPTRLKNANIDPQKASSFRASYYFVGALLHKFKKVSIGYPGGDNFGYRPIDQHISGLKALGAKFTFYTNHYTVEAEELKGAEIHFEKLSFGATVNVILAAVKAKGSTVLYNAARDPEIEDLANLLNKMGAIIKGAGSDTIYIEGVTSLKSCIHSVLPDRLIAGAFLMAAGATGGRITLKNVVPEHLSSCIEKLREAGMTINCGYDSITGSVHSKLHGINVEAGMYPEFATDFQQPMTAMLIQAYGESTVIDKVYPGRFNHCRELNKLGARIKIEDNKAVIPGKRFLVGDWVKATDVRAGICLLLAGLTAEGTTYITGIEHIERGYENFIKDFTSLGADIMLYDSDAKRK, from the coding sequence ATGAGATATTTAGAAGTGAAATATTCGCCCCCACTAAAAGGTACAGTTAAGATTCCTGGCTCGAAGAACAGTTCATTGGCTCTACTACCTGCCTGCTGCCTGGCAGACGAACCGATTATACTTAAAAACGTTCCTTTTATTCTAGACATTAAAAAGGTTTTTGAAATAAGCAAGGATATTGGGCTTTCAATTGCCAAAAAAGAAGATAATTTGATATTAGACCCTACAAGATTAAAAAATGCAAATATTGATCCTCAAAAAGCCTCATCCTTTAGGGCTTCTTATTATTTTGTAGGTGCACTTCTTCATAAATTTAAAAAAGTCTCTATTGGATATCCTGGTGGAGATAATTTTGGCTACAGACCTATAGACCAGCATATAAGCGGATTAAAAGCCTTAGGAGCTAAATTCACATTTTATACAAATCACTACACAGTAGAGGCAGAGGAACTTAAGGGTGCTGAAATACATTTTGAAAAATTAAGCTTTGGGGCCACAGTAAATGTTATACTGGCAGCTGTTAAAGCAAAAGGAAGTACAGTGCTTTACAACGCGGCCAGAGATCCTGAAATTGAAGACTTGGCAAATTTATTAAACAAGATGGGTGCCATTATAAAAGGCGCAGGAAGCGACACAATATATATTGAAGGTGTAACCAGCTTAAAAAGCTGTATACATTCTGTGCTTCCTGATAGGCTTATTGCAGGTGCATTTTTAATGGCTGCTGGAGCAACAGGCGGAAGAATAACGCTAAAAAACGTAGTTCCAGAGCATTTAAGCTCCTGTATAGAAAAACTTCGAGAAGCAGGCATGACCATAAACTGCGGCTACGACAGCATAACTGGAAGCGTACACAGCAAGCTTCATGGAATCAATGTGGAAGCTGGTATGTACCCTGAATTTGCTACAGACTTTCAGCAGCCTATGACAGCTATGCTGATTCAAGCTTATGGAGAGAGTACAGTGATAGACAAGGTTTATCCTGGAAGATTCAATCACTGCAGAGAGCTTAACAAGCTTGGCGCAAGAATTAAAATTGAAGATAACAAGGCTGTAATTCCTGGAAAAAGATTTTTAGTTGGAGACTGGGTTAAGGCAACAGATGTAAGAGCAGGCATTTGTCTTTTGCTTGCAGGATTAACTGCTGAGGGAACAACTTATATTACAGGGATAGAACATATCGAGAGAGGCTATGAAAATTTTATTAAAGACTTTACTTCTCTTGGTGCAGATATAATGCTTTACGATAGTGATGCAAAAAGAAAATAA